The Miscanthus floridulus cultivar M001 unplaced genomic scaffold, ASM1932011v1 fs_432_1_2, whole genome shotgun sequence DNA segment AACAAGCAAAAGCACAGACCAGGGATATAAACATGTACAGCAAAGTTGCCTTCCACATGGGGGAAACTCCGGACACGACCTCCCTGCGCCATCGCCGAGTAATCTGCACCACACACGTAGTGTCCCAGATAGGCATATACCATCAGCAGCCAGCGGTCAGCACTCAGAACATCAGCAGCTATAAGGTTCAAAGAGATGGGAGCGCAAGGAATCATGCCTACGAAGTTGGGGGGCTGGAGGAGGTCGAGGGGAGGAGGTGGGAGCAAGGCCGAAGGTTCCGCGACCACCGGGGCGTCTCCGGAGACGGCAGCCGGCTCGCCGCCGTCAGAGTCGGAGTCGGACGCGTAGCTCGCCACGAGCGCGTCCATCGGTTACCTTCCCCCCGTTGGACCCCAGCCGAATCGGTGGGGACGTGGGTCGACGACGCGGACGCGAGAGAAGCCGGCGGCGAGAGCCGGGCGCACCGGCTAGTGCTACAGTGGCGGCGCTAGCGATGTGGCCCGGTGGGAGGCACGGGGCGGGCGGAGAGTAGCGGCGCTGGCGTGGAGAGTGGTGTGCTGGACGGGGCCGGGGCGGGCGGCCGCGCACGCAGGAaacgggaggaaggaggagatgtGAATGAGTGGCTGACGGATGGGAGCCACGGCTGACAGGTAGGGCCCCGGGTCTGCGGCTAGCCAAAACTCGACCCAATCACTCAACTAATCCGAGACGATTCATAGGGAAAAAAATGGTTCACTATTTGAATGGCGACGGAACCGGGAACCCTAAACGGAAGAGCCGCTCGTCACCAACTCGAGATGGTCTGCAAAGGTAACTTTAACTATCTCCAACGACCTCACCTAAAATATAAGATTCATTACatatttgggtagcgctacagacaAAGAATTTAATACatatttttttatcttctctagcAACAGGGTCCAAAAGAAAACTCTTTCTACAAATGAGTCTCCAGAAGAGAGGATAGtcatatttaggttgtgcctcTGTTGTAACCCCAAATAGATCTCGCATACCATCCACGACCCGTTTTGGATGGTCTTACAACTGCGTCGCTGGAACACCAGCCCAACAGCCCCAAGAGCGCATCAATGCATCGACATTCGTCAGCGTCATTTGTGGCTATAGATACACAATATGACATGCATGACCTGGTCTGTTCGCTAgttagtttctgggctgataaaccCAGCTGATGCTAATTTGTTGtaggagaaaaacactgttgactaactgacgctggctgaaaccaacgagcgaataGGCTGATTAAATCATTAGTGTTGGATGAAACAAAGACGTTCTAGTAGTATACACTGACGCACGAATTATTACCTTACAAGTTACAATTACAACATACACCTCAGTTTTTTGTCGATACTATTATCTACAAAGCATCTTCCACACGTTACAGCAGTTATTGGACTACGGTGCGCCTCAAATAAACGGATCGATCCGGGGGTCATGCTCGCTTGCCATTGCCATCCCAGTGCAGAGGCATGTTGGGCACATCACCTGGATTTTTATCACAAATGATTCATGTGCAATCAGAATCTCTATTGAGATGGCTCGGTGACACGAGACTATTCAGCATGTAAAAAGATCCGGTTATTACCTTTCCCGAGCCTGAGCAATTCGGGCATCTCTCTGTCTTTGGTGCGGATAAAGGCTGATTGCCGTCACTGAATGTTGAAACAGGCTCTGTGAGCACAAGAGCGCCCGTGTTTGAACAGCGGGCACATGCCAGGTATCCTACAAGACATGAACATAGAACTGTCACTGTCTGAACAAACAGTAAATCCAGCTTATACACATCATTTTTTTTTTAGATAACGGAACAAAGTTTCAACCTCTACCATCCGGAGATGATACACAGATACAAACTAGAGCCATAAGGCTCATACATAGCTAAAAAGGAAGTCTTCTATTGCAAAAGTATATTTTGGTAGTCATACAGAATGCATAACAAATTTATGATATGGGCCCCAAGAGCTATCAGCACTTCAAATTCACAGCACTATTTTGACCCAGGTGTCAACCATCTTATTacttcccctcaaaaaaaaacatCTTATTACTGCACTAAAGCTGAGAAAGCAATGAACTTCACAACATATCTCAGACTACAGTGTCAACATAAATAACGCTTACAATGGACTATATAACTGCGAAAGCTGAATGGCATATGCAATCTTCCATAGAACTTATGTTCATGGTATATGATCATGAAAAGGTTTTGGAGGCTAGTTAAGCTATTGTGGAGTGCATGTGCTTCGGGGCACATGTTTGTGTGGGTTTGTAAGGGTTTCTTCAACCCTGTTCTACTTCTTCTTAATGCCGTGATACACAACTCTCCTGCCTGTTTGAGAAAAGAAAAGGTTTTGGAGGAAAACTTACCGGTTCCTAAACAGTATTTGCACCGCTTATGCTCCTGCTGCTTGACATTGTTTATCTCAACAACCATTAGGGCAGAGATAACTCCAACTGCTCCGCCTGAGAAAGATGCCACAATGGGATCTACCTGACTGCAGTACAGGTAGACAAATGAGGAGTGAAGCAGTTAGTATTCATGGCCGATCAGTCTTGATTCCCTAGCTAGATGATCCTTGGTAGATGAATGGACCATGGAAAAGTGGTAGTACCTCAACTGCATGGGCAGATGAACGCTGCGGATAAAGTCTTCATAAGATGTACCCCCTAGACCAAGTTTAAGTTCCAGCTGCATGATAGCACATCAAGTTGTATGGCAAAATAAACTAGAACAGTCACCATTAGCGATACCAAAATTGAGAACTGTGACTTACGATTGGTGCAAGAAAACCACCGAAGACCATTATACTAGCTATGAGGGTGAAACATGTGGCATAGTAGACCTTTAGATTAGCCGCACTCTGTTCGCATAAGGTAAAAGTTTGTACTTCAGTAACAACCATGCATTGTTGTGTCTGAGTGCTGAAAAGGCACAGATACATACCAGAGGAGGCAAAAATGGAATAAATGATGGAAAATCAGGGAGTTCCCGATCACTCTCTTCATCTGAAATTCCGAGTTCCACATTTTTTATTCTTTGCTGTATTCTCAACCGTCGAATCTATGAACAAGGCAAACGGAAAATAAGGCTATAAGACCCACAAAGAGAATACGATGCATTTTCTGGCACCACTGCAACCAGAACCAACTAAAACACTCAATCTGAAGTACAGAACAAAAAAAGCTGCACAAGACATGCAAACATCGCTGGATATCTCAAGCTTTCTTTTTTGAAAGATCTATCCCAAGTTTTATGATGGTTCACATGGGCAGTCATCTAGTATCTGCATAACATGGATGCCCAGAACAATGAGTATAACAACAGCACCCAGTTACACAACGGAAAAGTCACTCTAAGCTCGTGTCTTTTGGAAAATACCACCAAAAGAACCTTGCTCTctaaaataccattgaaagatCCAAACATTACGGTATTCAGCAATCTGTTATTCTGTTTAATTTTGGACTGGCTGTCGTTAAGTTGGACCAAAATGCCCCAGACCATCTCAACACAGAACCAGCCATTTCAACACGATCTCACCAGCATCTCCACAGACATGCTACCTGCCTTCTCAACATAGATTATAGCTGCTGCCAATTCAGCACATATGCACTAATCCTGCTTTGGGGCTATCCTCCTTGACATCTTGGCTCGGCCGTGATGAGCAGGGGTGGTGCCTGGTGCTTGGATGGGACATAGCAGGGTTGCCGGCCAGGCGTGGAACAGGGGTGAGGAGCAGCCTGGGACAGAGAGGAGCATAGGGGAGTGCACACAGCATGTGAGCATAGCCACATCAATACGGAGACACAACTGAtagggtgtgggcgtgtggctcAGCCTTGTTCTGGCCAGTCTAGAACATGGGAATTTCTGTCATTTCAGGTATGCGTCTAGAGAAAATAAGCAAGGAAAATGTCCTCGAAGCCGATCAATTCTAACAAAGAGATAAAATTCCATAATGTTTGTATCTTTCGGTGGAGTTAGGTTCTTTCGGTTATATTTTCCAAAAAGATGTGATCATCATCTTTCAGTGCTATAGAACAACCTTTCCCATCACAAAATCACACTAAGCTTTAGTAACTAATTCAAATGAAGTAATACTTATGTTTTAGATAGGGGTTTGACCATTTTCAGCTTTAGTTGTGTTGCAGTAACAAGGATGGTAGCATGCTATTTAGTGCTTATCTATTTTGACAATCAATTTCATACGTGCCAAGCTTACAAAGCTAATATTTAACTAAACAAGTAGCAATATACGACTAAGAATACAAAGTAACACACCTCCTCCATATGCAAGAAAATCTTGTTTCGGCGGCTCCTAATGTTATCCTGAATCTCCTGCAAGTCAAGTTTTGCAAAATCTTGGACTGTCTCAGGCCCTTCGATGATGCAAAACCTGCAAAAAGCCAAGCAGGGGCCAATGTTATCTTCGTCGAGCACAAACCATGCCTGAATACTATCGATAAATGCAAAAGAGTACAAACAAATATTCACGGAAAGTTCCAAGGCCAACAGTTTGTCAGTCAGATCCAACATATTAACCTACTTTCAAAAGAGATCCAACATGTCCATGTATTCTTGATGGATAGAGAAGCTATGTCTGAACGAGATTCGTCGCACGGGCAATCACAAACCGACTCACTAGTCACACGTAGGTAGACCAGCGAAAACAAACATGTTTTGCTCACGCCTCACAGCTCACCAGCAGAGTTAAAATTACCAACTTCCTACAGAAAATATTTTTACCCAGGTGATGCGGCGGCCTGGTCGTCCCCGAccccgaacggcggagtaggcggcgaagacgacgacgatgggAGGTCAGAGGAGCCGCCGGACGCCGCAGCGGAGGCCGCGACGCGCCACCTCCGCGCGAGCGCTGGTGGGCGCAGGCGGTAGGCGTCGGCCCTCGGCAGCCGGAGCCGACCGGGCAAGAGGCCGTTGCAGGCCAGCATGCGGCCGGAGCAGAGCATCGCCGGCGACGCTCCCCGCTAGATacacttttttcttcttcttttgcctGTGGATAGACGAGTCGAATCCTCGACGGCGACGGATCAGACGGGAGACGGTTTGGATAATAGGTTGGATTTATCGAGGAGGGAGCAGGCGGTGGCTGTGAGTTCTGAATTCCTGATCGGTGGAGCACTGGAGCGGGGAAGATGAGCGTACCTGGAGCAAGGAGTAGTGGAGCTCGTATTTTCGAGCCCTGTTTTTCTTTTCTCTAGCAAAAATGGCGATTGCgacaggagaagaaaaaaaatcaggAATTAGTGGATTCTGATGGCGGGGCACTTGGGCCGGAGTGCCGGACTGCTGGAGGACACGCACGCCTCGGCGCCTCCGTCCACCGGCCAGGCGGCCGCTGACACTTTTGAAACAGTGCCTAACAAGAAAATTATTTTGATACCAGTTTCTACATACGTACGTCTTTAAAAATAGAtagagtaaaaaaaaaaaaaggcatgtTCGACTCGTATTAAAATCGGTTGATAAGTCGGCTgaaactgatttgttgtgagagaaaaatattatagattagctgataagccggctgataagtttaaACGAACAGACCCTAAGTTTGGCTATGACTTATGCAAGCATACATTtaaaggaaaaatatgtttttgctaTCAACAATAACCTAACATAGAAACATACTCCTTCCGTCCAAAACAATATATAATTCTAGAATTGTTTCCTTTTTGGACGGGGTTTAGGATGTTAGAGGTTTTCTTCGTTCGTTGT contains these protein-coding regions:
- the LOC136531748 gene encoding protein ORANGE, chloroplastic-like, whose protein sequence is MLCSGRMLACNGLLPGRLRLPRADAYRLRPPALARRWRVAASAAASGGSSDLPSSSSSPPTPPFGVGDDQAAASPGFCIIEGPETVQDFAKLDLQEIQDNIRSRRNKIFLHMEEIRRLRIQQRIKNVELGISDEESDRELPDFPSFIPFLPPLSAANLKVYYATCFTLIASIMVFGGFLAPILELKLGLGGTSYEDFIRSVHLPMQLSQVDPIVASFSGGAVGVISALMVVEINNVKQQEHKRCKYCLGTGYLACARCSNTGALVLTEPVSTFSDGNQPLSAPKTERCPNCSGSGKVMCPTCLCTGMAMASEHDPRIDPFI